One genomic segment of Negativicutes bacterium includes these proteins:
- a CDS encoding GTP-binding protein — MAKKKYERTKTHVNIGTIGHIDHGKTTLTAAITKVLSTVGGATVMNY, encoded by the coding sequence TTGGCCAAAAAGAAATATGAACGTACGAAGACCCATGTAAATATCGGAACGATTGGTCACATTGATCATGGCAAAACAACATTGACGGCAGCCATAACCAAAGTGCTTTCCACCGTAGGTGGTGCAACAGTCATGAATTAT